Proteins found in one Enterococcus sp. 9D6_DIV0238 genomic segment:
- a CDS encoding ATP-binding protein, whose protein sequence is MKLIAIEIVGFGKWQQQKIEFLPNNQLLFGANEAGKSTIYQFIQAMLFGFPPKGKRKKDYQPKNGAAYGGRLWLSHPVHGEVQVERFKGQNKGQAKVYFNDQIGDEATLKNMLHPLTKELFQSVFSIQQEQLGQLDKLTEEELQTSLLSLGLSGSQQLLVRREEYFKAAQTIYKGKGSQPPLNQKLAQYQELQQKINDKEQQERPFQEIGISLANTEKQISEQYALIQQIKNQLSLVEKQVMNLPLYEELQSIDQLSEAPVIKKEDQDKLLSLYQQHRFLNEELIRLNQSLAVQSEHGDRQEEYQFYLEEEENIKQLLNQRYAIDKLLSEIQWMSQNLEQNQKEMQPLEKQWGWSKQNPPQFAMDEQEVNELRESIVERTVKLQTAQTDLHLLEEEIATREENLSTFEAINKDMFRKGRQNKEKSVNLVFCILAAVILILSFFFSAPIRYIGVGISIIAVLIGVSPLFYQAKEPYANEKRQWQEKLSQLDYLNDQLLKIKADIKKIHDEEREVARFVAEKVQENHLGRMDQVEFWLNHRGDITRYLILINTNQELEQQLLDDQKRMAEITQQTERFTARLPISGLPLAERIQIISQFVDQMEKIRFEQEYQADAYTRQTIREVKEKQHQVDEQLSPLVHRFQIDSINEIPNKLKSYQNTTASKKRKQELQSMLAGIYNDTTMIEELPAKRQHLAEKLKEAEEQLLHSQKTEQKLLYQQKQMLSDGTLDELYQEQAALKAEVEELALEWSGYQLAGQLLMDLLTELSEKQLPNLLKKATEYFQLLTEQSYQSIQLEAEQLIVIRQDHQRFLLHELSTGTKDQVIMAVRFAFLYLQKHRNLCPIMIDDGWLHYDSQRKKQLAELFALFSEQQQVICFSSDKEMVSYYQELKQPIIELKGV, encoded by the coding sequence ATGAAACTCATTGCAATAGAAATAGTCGGCTTTGGCAAATGGCAGCAGCAAAAAATTGAGTTTTTACCCAATAATCAGCTGCTATTTGGTGCAAATGAAGCAGGCAAGTCAACGATCTATCAATTTATTCAAGCAATGCTGTTTGGTTTTCCGCCTAAAGGCAAGCGCAAAAAGGATTATCAGCCTAAAAATGGTGCAGCATATGGTGGTCGCTTATGGCTGTCTCATCCAGTTCATGGAGAAGTACAGGTCGAACGTTTTAAAGGGCAAAATAAAGGACAGGCGAAGGTCTACTTTAATGATCAAATCGGAGACGAAGCAACTTTAAAAAACATGCTCCACCCGCTGACGAAAGAATTATTCCAATCTGTTTTTTCTATTCAGCAAGAGCAGTTAGGTCAATTAGATAAACTGACAGAAGAAGAGCTGCAGACGTCATTGCTGTCTTTAGGCTTATCAGGTAGCCAGCAACTTCTCGTTCGCCGAGAAGAATATTTTAAAGCAGCTCAAACGATCTATAAAGGAAAAGGCAGCCAACCGCCATTGAATCAAAAGCTTGCACAATATCAAGAGCTGCAGCAAAAAATCAATGATAAAGAACAGCAGGAACGACCGTTTCAAGAAATAGGCATATCGTTAGCCAATACAGAAAAGCAAATTTCAGAACAGTATGCACTGATTCAGCAAATAAAAAATCAGCTGTCCCTAGTGGAAAAACAGGTCATGAACTTACCACTGTATGAAGAATTACAATCGATCGATCAGCTAAGTGAAGCACCTGTTATTAAGAAAGAAGATCAAGACAAGCTGTTGTCACTTTATCAGCAGCATCGCTTCTTAAATGAAGAATTGATTCGTTTAAATCAAAGCCTAGCAGTTCAAAGTGAACATGGGGATCGGCAGGAAGAGTATCAGTTTTATCTTGAAGAAGAAGAAAATATCAAGCAGCTATTGAATCAACGTTATGCCATTGATAAACTGCTTTCTGAAATCCAGTGGATGAGTCAAAATCTGGAGCAAAACCAGAAAGAAATGCAGCCGTTAGAAAAGCAATGGGGCTGGTCTAAACAAAATCCCCCTCAGTTTGCGATGGATGAACAGGAAGTCAATGAATTGCGGGAATCCATCGTTGAACGAACAGTCAAGCTGCAGACCGCTCAAACTGATCTACACTTATTAGAAGAAGAAATTGCTACGCGGGAAGAAAATCTAAGCACGTTTGAAGCAATCAATAAAGATATGTTCCGTAAAGGTAGGCAAAATAAAGAAAAAAGCGTTAATCTTGTTTTTTGTATTCTTGCGGCAGTCATTCTGATTCTCAGTTTCTTTTTCTCTGCACCAATTAGATATATAGGTGTAGGAATTAGCATCATAGCTGTACTTATTGGCGTATCACCTCTTTTTTATCAGGCGAAAGAGCCTTATGCGAATGAAAAGCGCCAATGGCAAGAGAAGCTTTCTCAACTAGATTATTTAAATGATCAGCTTTTAAAAATCAAAGCTGATATTAAAAAAATACATGATGAAGAACGAGAAGTAGCTCGTTTTGTCGCGGAAAAAGTTCAGGAAAACCATTTAGGCCGAATGGATCAGGTAGAATTTTGGCTGAATCATCGGGGAGATATTACTAGGTACTTGATTTTGATCAATACAAATCAAGAACTGGAACAACAATTATTGGATGATCAAAAGCGTATGGCAGAGATCACCCAACAAACAGAACGATTTACGGCAAGGCTGCCGATTTCAGGTTTGCCTTTAGCAGAGCGTATCCAAATCATCAGTCAATTTGTTGATCAAATGGAAAAAATTCGTTTTGAACAAGAGTATCAAGCAGATGCATATACAAGGCAGACCATCCGTGAGGTCAAAGAAAAACAGCATCAAGTTGATGAGCAGCTTTCACCACTAGTGCATCGTTTTCAAATTGATTCGATCAATGAAATACCAAATAAGTTAAAGAGTTACCAAAATACAACGGCAAGCAAAAAAAGAAAACAAGAGCTGCAATCGATGTTGGCTGGGATATATAACGACACAACGATGATAGAAGAACTTCCGGCAAAAAGACAACATTTAGCTGAAAAGTTAAAAGAAGCAGAAGAGCAACTTTTGCACTCACAAAAAACAGAACAAAAATTACTTTATCAACAAAAACAAATGCTGTCAGATGGTACGTTAGACGAATTGTATCAAGAACAAGCTGCTTTGAAAGCAGAAGTTGAAGAACTAGCATTAGAATGGTCAGGCTATCAATTAGCTGGTCAATTGTTGATGGATCTGCTCACGGAATTATCAGAGAAACAATTACCGAATTTACTGAAAAAAGCTACAGAGTATTTTCAGCTTTTGACGGAGCAGTCATACCAGTCGATTCAGTTAGAAGCTGAGCAGTTGATTGTGATTCGCCAAGATCATCAACGGTTTTTGCTCCATGAATTATCGACAGGAACAAAGGATCAAGTGATCATGGCTGTTCGCTTTGCTTTCTTATACTTACAAAAGCATCGGAATTTATGCCCGATCATGATCGATGACGGCTGGCTGCATTACGATAGTCAACGGAAAAAACAGTTGGCGGAACTTTTTGCACTTTTTTCTGAACAGCAGCAGGTCATCTGTTTTTCTTCCGATAAAGAAATGGTAAGCTATTACCAAGAGCTAAAACAACCGATTATTGAATTAAAAGGAGTGTAA
- a CDS encoding metallophosphoesterase family protein: MKVLHAADLHLDRSFEGLRNIPRALAESLQQANQKAVTAIIDIAIKNQVDLVIFAGDTFHQSRTSIRTQAFFIDEMKRLEQAQIPVVLSFGNHDHYVPERYWFDFPENMFLFQKEQVETHYVMTKNQEKVAISGFSYEHSWINDPKLPEFPMKDINADLHIGIYHGDIQSNGQQNYAPFSFSEMKAKGYDYWALGHIHQPQVVSADPLIVYPGTPQGHTKKERNLQGVAIVSIASGHATVRFEPVAQVIWQVESYSLKQVSSLQEALSVLTNHLISSKKEHGQLLLKELRLTDTEHLGDEFQRSYETGELLSYLQTTVMSQTDQEIFLFQITLSASIGEQKTLITADPELLEQLEKTYFQADIFSNTLQELLQNPAFTSVVAIDNEWRERSVEQADQRIKEDFVIQEDQS; this comes from the coding sequence ATGAAAGTCTTACATGCTGCAGATTTGCATCTGGATCGGTCCTTTGAAGGATTAAGAAATATACCTAGAGCACTCGCAGAAAGCTTACAGCAGGCAAATCAGAAGGCTGTGACAGCGATCATCGATATAGCAATCAAAAATCAAGTCGATTTAGTGATTTTTGCCGGTGATACATTTCATCAAAGTCGGACATCGATTCGGACACAGGCTTTTTTTATAGACGAAATGAAGCGGTTAGAGCAGGCACAGATCCCTGTGGTTCTGTCATTCGGCAATCATGATCATTACGTTCCTGAACGCTACTGGTTTGATTTTCCAGAGAATATGTTTCTTTTTCAGAAAGAGCAAGTAGAGACTCATTATGTAATGACGAAAAATCAAGAAAAAGTTGCGATTTCTGGTTTTAGTTATGAACACTCATGGATCAATGACCCAAAATTACCTGAATTTCCTATGAAAGATATAAATGCTGATCTTCATATCGGTATTTATCATGGCGATATACAAAGCAACGGACAACAGAATTATGCTCCCTTTTCATTTAGTGAAATGAAAGCCAAAGGGTATGATTACTGGGCATTAGGCCATATCCATCAACCGCAGGTAGTCAGTGCCGATCCGTTGATCGTTTACCCTGGAACACCACAAGGACATACGAAAAAAGAGCGTAACTTACAAGGAGTTGCGATCGTTTCGATTGCTTCAGGGCATGCGACCGTCCGTTTTGAACCTGTTGCACAGGTGATTTGGCAAGTAGAATCTTATTCCTTAAAGCAGGTATCAAGTCTACAAGAAGCGTTGAGTGTTCTCACAAATCACCTTATAAGCAGTAAAAAAGAACATGGACAGCTACTGTTGAAAGAGCTTCGATTGACAGATACCGAGCATTTAGGAGATGAATTTCAGCGTTCTTACGAAACGGGTGAATTGCTCTCTTATCTTCAAACGACAGTAATGAGCCAAACCGATCAGGAAATATTTCTATTTCAAATCACGCTCAGCGCAAGTATTGGAGAGCAAAAAACATTGATCACAGCGGATCCAGAGCTGTTGGAGCAACTCGAAAAAACATATTTTCAAGCGGATATATTTTCAAATACCCTACAAGAACTACTTCAAAATCCAGCCTTCACATCGGTTGTTGCAATTGATAATGAATGGCGTGAACGTAGCGTTGAACAAGCCGATCAGCGGATAAAAGAAGATTTTGTCATTCAGGAGGATCAGTCATGA
- a CDS encoding YlbF family regulator, translating to MSNIYDTANQVEREIRELAEFKALEGAYDAVKADEEAYKLFKEFQTFQQGLQEKQMRGEEFTDEDAEKAQALATEVQKAEVINELMQKEQAFSLIVNDLNRIIMTPIRDLYND from the coding sequence ATGAGCAATATTTATGATACAGCCAACCAAGTAGAACGCGAAATCCGTGAATTAGCAGAATTTAAAGCATTAGAAGGAGCCTATGATGCAGTAAAAGCAGATGAGGAAGCCTATAAGCTATTCAAAGAATTCCAAACTTTCCAACAAGGATTACAAGAAAAGCAAATGCGTGGAGAAGAATTCACAGACGAAGATGCAGAAAAAGCCCAAGCGTTAGCAACAGAAGTACAAAAAGCTGAAGTGATCAATGAATTGATGCAAAAAGAACAAGCTTTCAGCTTGATCGTAAATGATTTGAACCGCATCATCATGACACCGATTCGCGATTTGTATAACGATTAA
- a CDS encoding PBP1A family penicillin-binding protein, with amino-acid sequence MDFKTIMAKIAAGFKRFWIWIKPYLSRFHHWRKRIWKKYQINKIILLLGLVVVLVTSIYLFTLAKSANVGALKKGLEESTVIYDKNNDEAGKLFGQKGTFVTIDQISPYVKDALISTEDRNFETHHGYDIKGLLRAVVGKLSFGKIGGGGGGSTITQQLAKNAYLTQEQTMTRKARELFLAIEIEKKYDKQQILEMYLNNSYFGNGVWGIEDASHRYFGVSASELSVGQAATLVGMLKGPGIYNPIDYMENAVNRRNTVLQLMVDNGKLSQGEADAQENTEIALADNYSDVNSDYRYPYYFDAVIDEAVNKYGLKEEDLLNRGYQIYTALDQNYQTAMQQTYENDALFPPNAEDGAMVQSGSVALDPKTGGVQGVVGGRGEHVYRGFNFATQTKRSPGSSLKPISVYTPALESGMKPNAILEDKPQDYYPAENYSRTFSGEVPMYQALGESLNLPAVWTLHKIGLDKGYEKTEKFGIPLAKEDKYYGLALGGLKTGVSPLTMANAYSAFANEGVQHEAHLITKIIDSTGAVIVDNTSTKSKQIITKDIANQMTSMLLGVFSSGTGINADPSGYVMAGKTGTTETNFDTNKTNDQWVVGYTPDVVLATWLGFEQTSENHYLEGSSATHASTVFSSQAQGILPYTAQTPFTIADAYATGGVMQAAGEVPAVNQDDWQDSMKEIGGQVKEGAKDVGGKIKEGWEKAKTGLKDLFGGLTGE; translated from the coding sequence ATGGATTTTAAAACAATTATGGCAAAAATTGCGGCAGGGTTCAAACGTTTCTGGATATGGATCAAACCGTACCTCAGTCGTTTTCATCATTGGCGTAAACGAATTTGGAAAAAATACCAGATCAATAAAATTATTTTATTGTTAGGTCTGGTCGTTGTATTAGTGACTAGTATTTATTTGTTTACTCTAGCCAAATCAGCGAATGTCGGAGCCTTGAAAAAAGGGTTGGAAGAATCCACCGTTATTTATGATAAGAATAATGACGAAGCCGGTAAGCTTTTCGGTCAAAAAGGAACCTTTGTCACGATCGATCAAATTTCTCCTTACGTCAAGGATGCCTTGATCTCAACAGAGGACCGTAATTTTGAAACGCACCATGGCTATGACATCAAAGGACTTTTGCGGGCGGTCGTAGGAAAATTAAGCTTTGGGAAAATCGGCGGAGGCGGCGGAGGAAGTACCATCACCCAGCAATTAGCCAAAAATGCTTACCTGACCCAAGAGCAAACGATGACTCGTAAAGCAAGAGAACTATTCTTAGCGATCGAAATCGAGAAAAAATATGATAAACAGCAAATTTTAGAAATGTATCTGAACAATTCTTACTTCGGAAACGGGGTATGGGGAATCGAAGATGCTTCTCATCGATATTTTGGTGTCAGCGCCAGTGAATTGAGTGTTGGTCAAGCAGCAACACTTGTTGGAATGCTGAAGGGACCGGGGATCTACAATCCAATCGACTATATGGAAAATGCTGTCAATCGTCGTAACACTGTTTTACAATTGATGGTCGATAACGGCAAATTATCCCAAGGTGAAGCAGATGCACAGGAAAATACGGAAATTGCATTGGCTGATAATTATTCTGATGTAAATTCAGACTATCGTTATCCGTACTATTTTGATGCGGTCATTGACGAAGCCGTTAATAAGTATGGACTAAAAGAAGAAGATCTGTTGAATAGGGGCTACCAAATCTACACAGCGCTGGATCAAAACTATCAAACAGCGATGCAGCAAACGTATGAAAATGATGCATTATTTCCGCCAAATGCAGAGGATGGCGCAATGGTTCAAAGCGGATCAGTGGCATTAGATCCAAAAACAGGCGGCGTACAGGGCGTTGTTGGCGGACGCGGTGAGCATGTCTATCGCGGATTCAACTTTGCCACTCAAACAAAACGTTCACCAGGATCTTCATTGAAACCTATTTCAGTGTATACACCAGCACTAGAGTCTGGAATGAAGCCGAATGCGATTTTAGAGGATAAGCCACAAGATTATTATCCAGCAGAAAACTACAGTCGGACATTTAGCGGTGAAGTACCGATGTATCAAGCTTTAGGAGAGAGTTTGAACTTACCTGCTGTTTGGACACTGCATAAAATCGGGTTAGATAAAGGATATGAAAAAACAGAAAAATTTGGGATTCCTTTAGCTAAAGAAGATAAGTATTACGGATTAGCATTAGGCGGGTTGAAAACAGGAGTATCACCACTGACGATGGCTAATGCGTATAGTGCTTTTGCAAATGAAGGCGTTCAGCATGAAGCCCACTTGATTACCAAAATCATTGATTCTACGGGTGCAGTGATCGTAGACAACACAAGTACGAAATCAAAACAAATCATCACAAAAGATATCGCGAATCAAATGACGAGCATGCTTTTAGGTGTATTTAGCTCTGGAACAGGGATCAATGCCGATCCATCAGGCTACGTAATGGCAGGAAAAACAGGAACGACTGAAACAAACTTCGATACGAATAAAACCAATGACCAATGGGTTGTCGGCTACACACCGGATGTTGTTCTTGCAACATGGCTAGGCTTTGAGCAAACGAGTGAAAATCACTATCTAGAAGGCAGCAGTGCCACTCACGCTTCGACAGTATTTAGTAGTCAGGCACAGGGCATCTTGCCTTATACAGCACAAACACCTTTTACTATCGCGGATGCATATGCAACTGGCGGAGTCATGCAGGCAGCAGGAGAAGTCCCAGCTGTAAATCAAGATGATTGGCAGGACAGCATGAAAGAAATCGGTGGTCAGGTCAAAGAAGGAGCCAAAGATGTCGGCGGCAAAATCAAAGAAGGCTGGGAAAAAGCGAAGACTGGCTTAAAAGATTTATTTGGCGGTTTGACAGGAGAATAA
- a CDS encoding endo-beta-N-acetylglucosaminidase family protein has translation MSKSFKVLFVATLLLLGSNLLPDSANAQAQPDPIMMAYYRTWRDVTMPHDANSNLPDENVTAMTDIPEGVDIVSVFHYVNPGTDQQKFWDTLKDTYVPTLHARGTRVIRTIDIRELWNVPHTGTKPTLAEYDSYAQQLIDTYLTPWDLDGLDIDMESTLTATQEEMAAGTFKALSNKLGPLSNTGKLLIYDTNKDNHSLFKKVAPYCDYLFLQAYGRSTTSLDRTWDTYKISINTKQFLPGISFPEEQDRNRWNDTIDPYETSRAYSYAVWNPKDGQKGGMFVYAIDRDGKLFGDDTITKTDFSWTKRLINTMKN, from the coding sequence ATGTCTAAATCATTCAAGGTTTTATTTGTTGCTACGTTGCTCTTATTAGGGTCTAATTTACTTCCCGATTCAGCTAATGCACAGGCACAACCTGATCCTATCATGATGGCTTATTACCGCACATGGCGAGACGTAACTATGCCGCATGATGCAAATTCTAATTTACCCGATGAAAATGTCACTGCCATGACGGACATTCCTGAAGGTGTCGATATTGTGTCCGTTTTTCATTATGTCAATCCTGGAACAGATCAGCAAAAATTTTGGGACACACTAAAGGACACATATGTCCCTACACTTCATGCTAGAGGGACGCGCGTCATACGCACGATCGATATTCGAGAGTTATGGAATGTTCCTCATACAGGAACCAAACCAACGCTCGCTGAATATGATTCTTATGCACAGCAATTGATCGATACCTATCTTACGCCTTGGGATTTGGATGGATTGGATATCGATATGGAATCGACTTTGACTGCTACGCAAGAAGAAATGGCGGCTGGGACATTCAAAGCTCTTTCAAACAAATTAGGGCCCTTATCAAACACTGGAAAACTATTGATTTATGATACGAATAAAGATAACCATTCTTTATTCAAAAAAGTAGCTCCTTATTGTGATTATCTATTTCTTCAAGCCTATGGTCGTTCAACTACTTCTTTAGACCGTACTTGGGATACGTATAAGATATCCATCAACACAAAACAATTTCTGCCTGGCATTTCTTTCCCAGAGGAACAAGACCGAAACCGCTGGAATGATACGATCGATCCTTACGAAACGAGCCGTGCTTATTCTTATGCTGTTTGGAACCCTAAGGATGGTCAAAAAGGCGGAATGTTTGTATATGCTATCGACCGTGATGGCAAACTATTCGGCGATGATACTATCACAAAAACTGATTTTAGCTGGACCAAACGTTTGATCAATACGATGAAAAACTAA